From one Bos javanicus breed banteng chromosome 15, ARS-OSU_banteng_1.0, whole genome shotgun sequence genomic stretch:
- the LOC133227147 gene encoding olfactory receptor 5AN6-like translates to MAGGRNNTTITEFILLGFSEFPQLTAVLFSIFLGIYLVTVSWNLGLIAVIRMDSRLHTPMYFFLSNLSLLDTCYISTIAPRMLSDFFRKHKLISFTGCIMQYFLFSSLGLTECSLLAAMAYDRYVAICSPLLYTATMCPSLCVQMVAGSCVTGFLGSFIQLCALLQLHFCGPNIINHFFCDLPQLLTLSCSDTLFFQVMTSVLTVIFGLMSVLVIMISYGYIVATIVKITSAEGRSKAFNTCASHLTAVTLFFGSGIFVYMYPNSGGSSNQSKLASVLYTVIIPMLNPLIYSLRNKEIKDALSIRKKKLFSWCY, encoded by the coding sequence ATGGCTGGAGGAAGGAACAATACAACAATCACAGAGTTTATCCTCTTGGGGTTCTCTGAGTTTCCACAGCTCACTGCTGTCCTCTTTTCAATATTCCTAGGGATCTACCTGGTGACAGTGTCTTGGAACCTGGGACTCATCGCCGTCATCAGGATGGACTCCCGTTTGCACACGcctatgtacttcttcctcagtaACCTGTCCTTGCTGGACACTTGCTATATTTCCACCATAGCTCCTAGAATGCTCTCAGACTTCTTCAGGAAGCATAAACTCATCTCCTTTACGGGGTGCATCATGCAGTACTTCTTGTTCTCTAGCCTGGGCCTGACTGAGTGCAGTCTGCTGGCGGCCATGGCTTATGATCGCTACGTCGCCATTTGCAGTCCTCTGCTCTACACAGCCACCATGTGCCCCTCTCTCTGCGTGCAGATGGTGGCAGGATCTTGTGTAACTGGATTCCTTGGCTCGTTCATTCAGTTGTGTGCCTTACTTCAGCTCCACTTCTGTGGACCAAACATCATCAACCATTTCTTCTGCGACCTGCCCCAACTGCTAACCCTATCCTGCTCGGACACCTTGTTCTTTCAAGTCATGACATCTGTGCTCACAGTCATCTTTGGGCTCATGTCTGTCTTGGTTATCATGATATCCTATGGTTACATTGTTGCCACCATTGTGAAGATCACTTCAGCTGAAGGTCGGTCCAAAGCCTTCAACACTTGTGCTTCTCACCTGACAGCAGTGACCCTCTTCTTTGGCTCGGGTATCTTTGTTTATATGTATCCTAATTCTGGCGGTTCCTCGAACCAAAGCAAGCTGGCATCTGTCTTGTACACTGTTATAATCCCCATGCTAAATCCATTGATCTATAGCTTGCggaacaaagaaatcaaagatgcccTAAGCATACGGAAGAAGAAACTCTTTTCCTGGTGTTACTGA